In Homo sapiens chromosome 11, GRCh38.p14 Primary Assembly, one DNA window encodes the following:
- the NUMA1 gene encoding nuclear mitotic apparatus protein 1 isoform X2 codes for MTLHATRGAALLSWVNSLHVADPVEAVLQLQDCSIFIKIIDRIHGTEEGQQILKQPVSERLDFVCSFLQKNRKHPSSPECLVSAQKVLEGSELELAKMTMLLLYHSTMSSKSPRDWEQFEYKIQAELAVILKFVLDHEDGLNLNEDLENFLQKAPVPSTCSSTFPEELSPPSHQAKREIRFLELQKVASSSSGNNFLSGSPASPMGDILQTPQFQMRRLKKQLADERSNRDELELELAENRKLLTEKDAQIAMMQQRIDRLALLNEKQAASPLEPKELEELRDKNESLTMRLHETLKQCQDLKTEKSQMDRKINQLSEENGDLSFKLREFASHLQQLQDALNELTEEHSKATQEWLEKQAQLEKELSAALQDKKCLEEKNEILQGKLSQLEEHLSQLQDNPPQEKGEVLGDVLQLETLKQEAATLAANNTQLQARVEMLETERGQQEAKLLAERGHFEEEKQQLSSLITDLQSSISNLSQAKEELEQASQAHGARLTAQVASLTSELTTLNATIQQQDQELAGLKQQAKEKQAQLAQTLQQQEQASQGLRHQVEQLSSSLKQKEQQLKEVAEKQEATRQDHAQQLATAAEEREASLRERDAALKQLEALEKEKAAKLEILQQQLQVANEARDSAQTSVTQAQREKAELSRKVEELQACVETARQEQHEAQAQVAELELQLRSEQQKATEKERVAQEKDQLQEQLQALKESLKVTKGSLEEEKRRAADALEEQQRCISELKAETRSLVEQHKRERKELEEERAGRKGLEARLQQLGEAHQAETEVLRRELAEAMAAQHTAESECEQLVKEVAAWRERYEDSQQEEAQYGAMFQEQLMTLKEECEKARQELQEAKEKVAGIESHSELQISRQQNELAELHANLARALQQVQEKEVRAQKLADDLSTLQEKMAATSKEVARLETLVRKAGEQQETASRELVKEPARAGDRQPEWLEEQQGRQFCSTQAALQAMEREAEQMGNELERLRAALMESQGQQQEERGQQEREVARLTQERGRAQADLALEKAARAELEMRLQNALNEQRVEFATLQEALAHALTEKEGKDQELAKLRGLEAAQIKELEELRQTVKQLKEQLAKKEKEHASGSGAQSEAAGRTEPTGPKLEALRAEVSKLEQQCQKQQEQADSLERSLEAERASRAERDSALETLQGQLEEKAQELGHSQSALASAQRELAAFRTKVQDHSKAEDEWKAQVARGRQEAERKNSLISSLEEEVSILNRQVLEKEGESKELKRLVMAESEKSQKLEERLRLLQAETASNSARAAERSSALREEVQSLREEAEKQRVASENLRQELTSQAERAEELGQELKAWQEKFFQKEQALSTLQLEHTSTQALVSELLPAKHLCQQLQAEQAAAEKRHREELEQSKQAAGGLRAELLRAQRELGELIPLRQKVAEQERTAQQLRAEKASYAEQLSMLKKAHGLLAEENRGLGERANLGRQFLEVELDQAREKYVQELAAVRADAETRLAEVQREAQSTARELEVMTAKYEGAKVKVLEERQRFQEERQKLTAQVEELSKKLADSDQASKVQQQKLKAVQAQGGESQQEAQRLQAQLNELQAQLSQKEQAAEHYKLQMEKAKTHYDAKKQQNQELQEQLRSLEQLQKENKELRAEAERLGHELQQAGLKTKEAEQTCRHLTAQVRSLEAQVAHADQQLRDLGKFQVATDALKSREPQAKPQLDLSIDSLDLSCEEGTPLSITRHKALMTIIPDLSPNNPLSKLPRTQPDGTSVPGEPASPISQRLPPKVESLESLYFTPIPARSQAPLESSLDSLGDVFLDSGRKTRSARRRTTQIINITMTKKLDVEEPDSANSSFYSTRSAPASQASLRATSSTQSLARLGSPDYGNSALLSLPGYRPTTRSSARRSQAGVSSGAPPGRNSFYMGTCQDEPEQLDDWNRIAELQQRNRVCPPHLKTCYPLESRPSLSLGTITDEEMKTGDPQETLRRASMQPIQIAEGTGITTRQQRKRVSLEPHQGPGTPESKKATSCFPRPMTPRDRHEGRKQSTTEAQKKAAPASTKQADRRQSMAFSILNTPKKLGNSLLRRGASKKALSKASPNTRSGTRRSPRIATTTASAATAAAIGATPRAKGKAKH; via the exons CCATGGCACTGAAGAGGGACAGCAAATCTTGAAGCAGCCGGTGTCAGAGAGACTGGACTTTGTGTGCAGTTTTCTGCAGA AAAATCGAAAACATCCCTCTTCCCCAGAATGCCTGGTATCTGCACAGAAGGTGCTAGAGGGATCAGAGCTGGAACTGGCGAAG ATGACCATGCTGCTCTTATACCACTCTACCATGAGCTCCAAAAGTCCCAGGGACTGGGAACAGTTTGAATATAAAATTCAG gctgagtTGGCTGTCATTCTTAAATTTGTGCTGGACCATGAGGACGGGCTAAACCTTAATGAGGACCTAGAGAACTTCCTACAGAAAG CTCCTGTGCCTTCTACCTGTTCTAGCACATTCCCTGAAGAGCTCTCCCCACCTAGCCACCAGGCCAAGAGGGAGATTCGCTTCCTAGAGCTACAGAAGGTTGCCTCCTCTTCCAGTGGGAACAA ctttcTCTCAGGTTCTCCAGCTTCTCCCATGGGTGATATCCTGCAGACCCCACAGTTCCAGATGAGACGGCTGAAGAAGCAGCTTGCTGATGAGAGAAGTAATAGGGatgagctggagctggagctagCTGAGAACCGCAAGCTCCTCACCGAGAAGG ATGCACAGATAGCCATGATGCAGCAGCGCATTGACCGCCTAGCCCTGCTGAATGAGAAGCAGGCGGCCAGCCCACTGGAGCCCAAGGAGCTTGAGGAGCTGCGTGACAAGAATGAGAG CCTTACCATGCGGCTGCATGAAACCCTGAAGCAGTGCCAGGACCTGAAGACAGAGAAGAGCCAGATGGATCGCAAAATCAACCAGCTTTCGGAGGAGAATGGAGACCTTTCCTTTAAG CTGCGGGAGTTTGCCAGTCATCTGCAGCAGCTACAGGATGCCCTCAATGAGCTGACGGAGGAGCACAGCAAGGCCACTCAGGAGTGGCTAGAGAAGCAGGCCCAGCTGGAGAAGGAGCTCAGCGCAGCCCTGCAGGACAAG AAATGCCTTGAAGAGAAGAACGAAATCCTTCAGGGAAAACTTTCACAGCTGGAAGAACACTTGTCCCAGCTGCAGGATAACCCACCCCAGGAGAAGGGCGAGGTGCTGGGTGATGTCTTGCAG CTGGAAACCTTGAAGCAAGAGGCAGCCACTCTTGCTGCAAACAACACACAGCTCCAAGCCAGGGTAGAGATGCTGGAGACTGAGCGAGGCCAGCAGGAAGCCAAGCTGCTTGCTGAGCGGGGCCACTTCGAAGAAGAAAAGCAGCAGCTGTCTAGCCTGATCACTGACCTGCAGAGCTCCATCTCCAACCTCAGCCAGGCCAAGGAAGAGCTGGAGcaggcctcccaggctcatgggGCCCGGTTGACTGCCCAGGTGGCCTCTCTGACCTCTGAGCTCACCACACTCAATGCCACCATCCAGCAACAGGATCAAGAACTGGCTGGCCTGAAGCAGCAGGCCAAAGAGAAGCAGGCCCAGCTAGCACAGACCCTCCAACAGCAAGAACAGGCCTCCCAGGGCCTCCGCCACCAGGTGGAGCAGCTAAGCAGTAGCCTGAAGCAGAAGGAGCAGCAGTTGAAGGAGGTAGCGGAGAAGCAGGAGGCAACTAGGCAGGACCATGCCCAGCAACTGGCCACTGCTGCAGAGGAGCGAGAGGCCTCCTTAAGGGAGCGGGATGCGGCTCTCAAGCAGCTGGAGGCACTGGAGAAGGAGAAGGCTGCCAAGCTGGAGATTCTGCAGCAGCAACTTCAGGTGGCTAATGAAGCCCGGGACAGTGCCCAGACCTCAGTGACACAGGCCCAGCGGGAGAAGGCAGAGCTGAGCCGGAAGGTGGAGGAACTCCAGGCCTGTGTTGAGACAGCCCGCCAGGAACAGCATGAGGCCCAGGCCCAGGTTGCAGAGCTAGAGTTGCAGCTGCGGTCTGAGCAGCAAAAAGCAACTGAGAAAGAAAGGGTGGCCCAGGAGAAGGACCAGCTCCAGGAGCAGCTCCAGGCCCTCAAAGAGTCCTTGAAGGTCACCAAGGGCAGCCTTGAAGAGGAGAAGCGCAGGGCTGCAGATGCCCTGGAAGAGCAGCAGCGTTGTATCTCTGAGCTGAAGGCAGAGACCCGAAGCCTGGTGGAGCAGCATAAGCGGGAACGAAAGGAGCTGGAAGAAGAGAGGGCTGGGCGCAAGGGGCTGGAGGCTCGATTACAGCAGCTTGGGGAGGCCCATCAGGCTGAGACTGAAGTCCTGCGGCGGGAGCTGGCAGAGGCCATGGCTGCCCAGCACACAGCTGAGAGTGAGTGTGAGCAGCTCGTCAAAGAAGTAGCTGCCTGGCGTGAGCGGTATGAGGATAGCCAGCAAGAGGAGGCACAGTATGGCGCCATGTTCCAGGAACAGCTGATGACTTTGAAGGAGGAATGTGAGAAGGCCCGCCAGGAGCTGCAGGAGGCAAAGGAGAAGGTGGCAGGCATAGAATCCCACAGCGAGCTCCAGATAAGCCGGCAGCAGAACGAACTAGCTGAGCTCCATGCCAACCTGGCCAGAGCACTCCAGCAGGTCCAAGAGAAGGAAGTCAGGGCCCAGAAGCTTGCAGATGACCTCTCCACTCTGCAGGAAAAGATGGCTGCCACCAGCAAAGAGGTGGCCCGCTTGGAGACCTTGGTGCGCAAGGCAGGTGAGCAGCAGGAAACAGCCTCCCGGGAGTTAGTCAAGGAGCCTGCGAGGGCAGGAGACAGACAGCCCGAGTGGCTGGAAGAGCAACAGGGACGCCAGTTCTGCAGCACACAGGCAGCGCTGCAGGCTATGGAGCGGGAGGCAGAGCAGATGGGCAATGAGCTGGAACGGCTGCGGGCCGCGCTGATGGAGAGCCAggggcagcagcaggaggagcgTGGGCAGCAGGAAAGGGAGGTGGCGCGGCTGACCCAGGAGCGGGGCcgtgcccaggctgaccttgccCTGGAGAAGGCGGCCAGAGCAGAGCTTGAGATGCGGCTGCAGAACGCCCTCAACGAGCAGCGTGTGGAGTTCGCTACCCTGCAAGAGGCACTGGCTCATGCCCTGACGGAAAAGGAAGGCAAGGACCAGGAGTTGGCCAAGCTTCGTGGTCTGGAGGCAGCCCAGATAAAAGAGCTGGAGGAACTTCGGCAAACCGTGAAGCAACTGAAGGAACAGCTggctaagaaagaaaaggagcacGCATCTGGCTCAGGAGCCCAATCTGAGGCTGCTGGCAGGACAGAGCCAACAGGCCCCAAGCTGGAGGCACTGCGGGCAGAGGTGAGCAAGCTGGAACAGCAATGCCAGAAGCAGCAGGAGCAGGCTGACAGCCTGGAACGCAGCCTCGAGGCTGAGCGGGCCTCCCGGGCTGAGCGGGACAGTGCTCTGGAGACTCTGCAGGGCCAGTTAGAGGAGAAGGCCCAGGAGCTAGGGCACAGTCAGAGTGCCTTAGCCTCGGCCCAACGGGAGTTGGCTGCCTTCCGCACCAAGGTACAAGACCACAGCAAGGCTGAAGATGAGTGGAAGGCCCAGGTGGCCCGGGGCCGGCAAGAGGCTGAGAGGAAAAATAGCCTCATCAGCAGCTTGGAGGAGGAGGTGTCCATCCTGAATCGCCAGGTcctggagaaggagggggagagcAAGGAGTTGAAGCGGCTGGTGATGGCCGAGTCAGAGAAGAGCCAGAAGCTGGAGGAGAGGCTGCGCCTGCTGCAGGCAGAGACAGCCAGCAACAGTGCCAGAGCTGCAGAACGCAGCTCTGCTCTGCGGGAGGAGGTGCAGAGCCTCCGGGAGGAGGCTGAGAAACAGCGGGTGGCTTCAGAGAACCTGCGGCAGGAGCTGACCTCACAGGCTGAGCGTGCGGAGGAGCTGGGCCAAGAATTGAAGGCGTGGCAGGAGAAGTTCTTCCAGAAAGAGCAGGCCCTCTCCACCCTGCAGCTCGAGCACACCAGCACACAGGCCCTGGTGAGTGAGCTGCTGCCAGCTAAGCACCTCTGCCAGCAGCTGCAGGCCGAGCAGGCCGCTGCCGAGAAACGCCACCGTGAGGAGCTGGAGCAGAGCAAGCAGGCCGCTGGGGGACTGCGGGCAGAGCTGCTGCGGGCCCAGCGGGAGCTTGGGGAGCTGATTCCTCTGCGGCAGAAGGTGGCAGAGCAGGAGCGAACAGCTCAGCAGCTGCGGGCAGAGAAGGCCAGCTATGCAGAGCAGCTGAGCATGCTGAAGAAGGCGCATGGCCTGCTGGCAGAGGAGAACCGGGGGCTGGGTGAGCGGGCCAACCTTGGCCGGCAGTTTCTGGAAGTGGAGTTGGACCAGGCCCGGGAGAAGTATGTCCAAGAGTTGGCAGCCGTACGTGCTGATGCTGAGACCCGTCTGGCTGAGGTGCAGCGAGAAGCACAGAGCACTGCCCGGGAGCTGGAGGTGATGACTGCCAAGTATGAGGGTGCCAAGGTCAAGGTCCTGGAGGAGAGGCAGCGGTTCCAGGAAGAGAGGCAGAAACTCACTGCCCAG gtGGAAGAACTGAGTAAGAAACTGGCTGACTCTGACCAAGCCAGCAAGGTGCAGCAGCAGAAGCTGAAG GCTGTCCAGGCTCAGGGAGGCGAGAGCCAGCAGGAGGCCCAGCGCCTCCAGGCCCAGCTGAATGAACTGCAAGCCCAGTTGAGCCAGAAGGAGCAGGCAGCTGAGCACTATAAGCTGCAG ATGGAGAAAGCCAAAACACATTATGATGCCAAGAAGCAGCAGAACCAAGAGCTGCAGGAGCAGCTGCGGAGCCTGGAGCAGCtgcagaaggaaaacaaagagctGCGAGCTGAAGCTGAACGGCTGGGCCATGAGCTACAGCAGGCTGGGCTGAAGACCAAGGAGGCTGAACAGACCTGCCGCCACCTTACTGCCCAGGTGCGCAGCCTGGAGGCACAG GTTGCCCATGCAGACCAGCAGCTTCGAGACCTGGGCAAATTCCAGGTGGCAACTGATGCTTTAAAGAGCCGTGAGCCCCAGGCTAAGCCCCAGCTGGACTTGAGTATTGACAGCCTGGATCTGAGCTGCGAGGAGGGGACCCCACTCAGTATCACCAG ACATAAAGCACTCATGACAATTATACCTGATTTGTCCCCCAACAACCCTCTGAG CAAGCTGCCTCGTACCCAGCCAGACGGCACCAGCGTCCCTGGAGAACCAGCCTCACCTATCTCCCAGCGCCTGCCCCCCAAGGTAGAATCCCTGGAGAGTCTCTACTTCACTCCCATCCCTGCTCGGAGTCAGGCCCCCCTGGAGAGCAGCCTGGACTCCCTGGGAGACGTCTTCCTGGACTCGGGTCGTAAGACCCGCTCCGCTCGTCGGCGCACCACGCAGATCATCAACATCACCATGACCAAG AAGCTAGATGTGGAAGAGCCAGACAGCGCCAACTCATCGTTCTACAGCACGCGGTCTGCTCCTGCTTCCCAGGCTAGCCTGCGAGCCACCTCCTCTACTCAGTCTCTAGCTCGCCTGGGTTCTCCCGATTATGGCAACTCAGCCCTGCTCAGCTTGCCTGGCTACCGCCCCACCACTCGCAGTTCTGCTCGTCGTTCCCAGGCCGGGGTGTCCAGTGGGGCCCCTCCAG GAAGGAACAGCTTCTACATGGGCACTTGCCAGGATGAGCCTGAGCAGCTGGATGACTGGAACCGCATTGCAGAGCTGCAGCAGCGCAATCGAGTGTGCCCCCCACATCTGAAGACCTGCTATCCCCTGGAGTCCAGG CCTTCCCTGAGCCTGGGCACCATCACAGATGAGGAGATGAAAACTGGAGACCCCCAAGAGACCCTGCGCCGAGCCAGCATGCAGCCAATCCAGATAGCCGAGGGCACTGGCATCACCACCCGGCAGCAGCGCAAACGGGTCTCCCTAGAgccccaccagggccctggaACTCCTGAg TCTAAGAAGGCCACCAGCTGTTTCCCACGCCCCATGACTCCCCGAGACCGACATGAAGGGCGCAAACAGAGCACTACTGAGGCCCAGAAGAAAGCAGCTCCAGCTTCTACTAAACAG GCTGACCGGCGCCAGTCGATGGCCTTCAGCATCCTCAACACACCCAAGAAGCTAGGGAACAGCCTTCTGCGGCGGGGAGCCTCAAAGAAGGCCCTGTCCAAGGCTTCCCCCAACACTCGCAGTGGAACCCGCCGTTCTCCGCGCATtgccaccaccacagccagcgcCGCCACTGCTGCCGCCATTGGTGCCACCCCTCGAGCCAAGGGCAAG GCAAAGCACTAA